The following proteins come from a genomic window of Synechococcus sp. BIOS-E4-1:
- a CDS encoding glycosyltransferase: MPRLLIAASGTGGHLFPALSVAEALPPDWSVRWLGVPDRLETTLVPAQYNLVTVKAGGLQGRGLRKLIQLLRLLGASRDVRRLIRRERIDAVFTTGGYIAAPAILGARWCGVPVVLHESNAIPGRVTRLLGRFCTRVAIGLQAAASRIPGCLAVVTGTPVRETFLQPQPLPTWVPRGEGPLLVVMGGSQGALGLNRMVRVLLPELLSHGCRVVHLTGSNDPDVNSIEHAALVERPFSGDIPGLLQHADLAISRAGAGSLSELAVCGTPSVLVPFPQAADQHQDANAACAAALGAAVIVHQHDPNHPALRETLWRLLGPRLQGNGATEPPLLTMKQAMQQLAVRDADQQLATLLQSLVP, encoded by the coding sequence ATGCCCCGGCTTCTCATCGCCGCCAGTGGCACCGGTGGCCATCTGTTTCCGGCGCTGTCGGTTGCCGAAGCGCTCCCTCCGGACTGGAGCGTGCGCTGGCTTGGCGTTCCAGATCGCCTGGAAACGACACTGGTGCCTGCGCAGTACAACCTGGTGACGGTGAAAGCCGGCGGGCTGCAGGGCCGAGGCCTGCGCAAACTCATCCAGTTGCTGCGGCTTCTGGGGGCCAGCCGCGATGTGCGCCGACTGATCCGCAGGGAACGGATCGATGCGGTGTTCACCACAGGTGGTTACATCGCTGCACCGGCAATCCTTGGAGCCCGGTGGTGCGGTGTTCCAGTTGTGCTGCACGAATCCAACGCCATTCCAGGTCGGGTCACCAGGCTGCTGGGGCGCTTCTGCACCCGCGTGGCCATCGGTCTTCAAGCAGCAGCAAGTCGCATCCCAGGATGTCTGGCCGTGGTCACGGGCACACCGGTGAGGGAGACATTTCTGCAACCCCAGCCACTGCCGACCTGGGTCCCGAGAGGTGAAGGCCCCTTGCTCGTGGTGATGGGAGGCAGCCAGGGGGCTCTGGGCCTCAACCGGATGGTGCGGGTGCTGCTTCCGGAGCTGCTCAGCCACGGCTGCCGGGTGGTGCATCTGACCGGCAGCAACGACCCGGATGTGAACAGCATTGAGCACGCCGCCCTGGTGGAGCGACCCTTCAGCGGCGACATCCCCGGACTGCTGCAACACGCTGATCTGGCGATCAGCAGAGCAGGAGCAGGCAGCCTCAGCGAACTGGCCGTATGCGGGACGCCCTCCGTGCTGGTGCCATTCCCGCAGGCAGCAGATCAGCATCAGGACGCGAATGCAGCCTGTGCCGCAGCCCTTGGCGCCGCTGTGATCGTGCACCAGCACGACCCGAACCATCCTGCCCTGCGCGAAACGCTCTGGCGTCTGCTGGGCCCCAGGCTTCAAGGCAATGGAGCGACTGAGCCCCCCCTGCTGACAATGAAACAAGCCATGCAGCAGCTGGCTGTGCGCGATGCCGATCAGCAACTCGCGACGCTGTTGCAATCACTGGTGCCGTGA
- a CDS encoding universal stress protein — protein MFKTVLFPIDQSDEALETVDKALELARRYGSRLVLLSVLQSERSQKHDHEAVAGRLDQTRERFEQAGFSCQKIERSGQTASVISDVADELNVDVIVMGTRGVNLESDSGCTAARVLQLVSCPVLVVP, from the coding sequence ATGTTCAAGACCGTCCTCTTCCCGATCGATCAGAGCGATGAGGCCCTGGAGACAGTGGACAAGGCTCTGGAGCTCGCGCGCCGTTACGGCAGTCGATTGGTGCTTCTGTCGGTGCTGCAGTCAGAACGTTCTCAGAAGCATGACCATGAAGCGGTTGCAGGGAGGCTTGACCAGACCCGCGAACGCTTTGAACAGGCTGGTTTCAGCTGCCAGAAGATTGAGCGCAGTGGCCAAACGGCCTCTGTGATTTCTGATGTGGCTGATGAGTTGAATGTGGATGTGATCGTGATGGGAACAAGGGGTGTGAACTTGGAATCCGACAGCGGCTGCACGGCTGCACGGGTGCTTCAGCTGGTGTCCTGTCCTGTGTTGGTGGTGCCGTGA
- a CDS encoding RluA family pseudouridine synthase, translating into MSRVWSRPPLPEETFTDGFGEGEGELLSLTYPKPLPMRLDRWLVSQRTEQSRARIQKFIDAGYVRVNGKTGKAKTPLRQGDEVQLWMPPPEPLPYLKPQPMDLDVLFEDEHLIVINKPAGLTVHPAPGNKDGTLVNGLLHHCPDLPGISGKLRPGIVHRLDKDTTGCIVIAKSQEALVRLQSQIQKRIASREYLAVVHGVPTGDSGTIVGAIGRHPVDRKKYAVVSGETGRHACTHWNLEERLGDYSLLRFKLDTGRTHQIRVHCAHINHPVVGDPTYSRCRKLPIELPGQALHAFQLGLDHPITRKRMLFEAPIPPVLEKLLAVLRRRS; encoded by the coding sequence ATGAGTCGTGTCTGGAGTCGCCCTCCGCTGCCGGAAGAAACGTTCACCGACGGGTTCGGCGAGGGCGAGGGTGAGCTGCTGTCGCTCACCTATCCCAAACCGCTGCCGATGCGGCTTGACCGTTGGCTGGTGAGTCAGCGCACTGAGCAGAGTCGCGCCCGCATTCAGAAGTTCATTGATGCCGGTTATGTGCGTGTGAACGGCAAGACCGGCAAGGCCAAGACACCCCTGCGCCAGGGCGATGAGGTGCAGCTTTGGATGCCACCGCCGGAGCCGCTGCCCTATCTGAAGCCGCAGCCGATGGATCTCGATGTGCTTTTTGAGGATGAGCATCTGATCGTGATCAACAAACCGGCTGGTCTCACCGTGCATCCGGCACCCGGCAACAAAGACGGCACGCTGGTGAATGGTTTGCTGCACCACTGCCCTGATTTGCCGGGGATCAGCGGCAAGCTGCGACCCGGCATCGTCCATCGTCTCGACAAGGACACCACCGGTTGCATCGTGATTGCCAAGAGCCAGGAGGCTCTGGTGCGCCTCCAGAGTCAGATTCAGAAGCGCATCGCTTCACGTGAGTACCTGGCGGTGGTGCATGGTGTGCCCACAGGTGACAGCGGCACGATCGTGGGGGCGATCGGTCGTCATCCCGTCGATCGCAAAAAATATGCGGTGGTGAGTGGTGAGACTGGACGTCATGCCTGCACGCACTGGAACCTCGAGGAGCGGCTCGGCGATTATTCGCTGTTGCGCTTCAAGCTCGACACCGGCCGCACCCACCAGATCCGGGTGCATTGCGCGCACATCAATCACCCGGTGGTGGGCGATCCCACTTACAGCCGCTGCCGCAAATTGCCGATTGAGTTGCCCGGCCAGGCCCTGCATGCCTTTCAGCTGGGCTTGGACCACCCCATCACACGGAAGCGGATGCTGTTTGAGGCACCGATCCCGCCGGTGCTGGAAAAATTGTTGGCGGTCCTAAGACGCCGTTCCTAG
- a CDS encoding S8 family serine peptidase: MSIESVQPGFFTSEHKSYQDFINTYFKNYDKTIGHYTSFEVTETTSLFAQLNDLPFDIDLYLGKIDESTGEPESTVKPLAPDIYNSSTNPNQEEESFFAQLEPGEYWLSLKINHEENQITWPTKDQQLKAFEFKVDGQIFNKTTKLSNDSLFNQQWYLFNRGVPDADISAQEGWNLAYDASNIQIAIIDTGVDVNHPDLIGNLWHNPDEIANNGNDDDGNGKADDIHGWNFITNTPNIVANKNTSHGTHVAGIAAAQGNNNLGITGVAWDAQLMTLDVENGDPLNAEDPNFYTHIVPEAIRYAVDNGADIINMSFGQRTKLSSDQYWAQKNIPLVEAFQHAYDNDVFITVAAGNEGEPYYNRDMWDGVGNLDRYFDVPASFSESFGNIASVASTNIQNDKASYSNFGQSISIAAPGGDGPHLETYILSTVPTNTGSIEDHYDYMAGTSQAAPLVAGMAALIRAQDAQITATETLAILRAGAQRNPRLMPYVNQGYQANLYDSLLLAQSWEGPNTLTKIGQESAPVMNLTALTTSQALTGQLTLSRDTEHDSVIGFYRVLDTNGTVLDALGNSIKPGDANYQSIALNAGNLVNGLTNLEINNEGSSLVDYSISSSIKGTYLAPYIISGDNTWFAWSEANSDGLNRFKVLGANRFGFEDQAGIAGEGDFNDLVLNFASQQIL; the protein is encoded by the coding sequence ATGAGCATTGAATCAGTCCAGCCCGGCTTCTTCACTAGCGAGCACAAAAGCTATCAAGACTTTATCAATACATACTTCAAGAATTACGATAAAACAATAGGGCATTACACATCGTTTGAAGTAACCGAAACAACTAGTTTATTCGCACAGCTCAATGATTTACCTTTTGATATAGATCTCTATCTAGGAAAAATCGACGAAAGCACTGGCGAGCCTGAAAGCACTGTCAAGCCTCTTGCCCCCGACATCTACAACAGCTCCACCAATCCCAACCAAGAAGAAGAAAGCTTTTTTGCCCAACTTGAACCAGGGGAATACTGGCTGAGCCTGAAAATCAATCATGAAGAGAATCAAATCACCTGGCCAACAAAAGATCAACAACTTAAGGCCTTTGAATTTAAAGTTGATGGGCAAATATTCAACAAAACAACAAAGCTAAGCAATGACTCATTGTTCAATCAGCAGTGGTATCTCTTTAACAGAGGTGTCCCTGATGCGGATATCTCCGCACAAGAAGGTTGGAATTTAGCGTATGATGCTTCGAATATTCAAATTGCCATTATTGACACGGGGGTCGACGTCAACCATCCGGACCTGATCGGGAACCTTTGGCACAACCCAGACGAAATTGCAAACAACGGAAATGACGACGATGGCAACGGAAAAGCGGATGACATTCACGGCTGGAACTTTATTACCAACACCCCCAATATAGTCGCCAACAAAAATACATCCCATGGAACACATGTAGCGGGGATCGCTGCAGCTCAAGGAAACAATAATCTAGGTATAACAGGCGTTGCATGGGACGCGCAGCTGATGACACTAGATGTAGAAAATGGAGACCCACTAAACGCGGAAGATCCAAACTTTTACACACATATTGTTCCTGAAGCCATTCGCTATGCCGTCGACAATGGAGCCGATATTATCAATATGTCATTTGGCCAGAGAACCAAGCTAAGTAGTGATCAATATTGGGCCCAAAAAAACATACCGCTGGTTGAGGCATTCCAACATGCCTACGACAATGATGTGTTCATCACCGTCGCAGCCGGCAACGAAGGAGAGCCTTACTACAATCGGGATATGTGGGATGGCGTGGGCAATCTTGATCGATACTTTGATGTGCCCGCCAGCTTTAGCGAAAGCTTTGGAAATATTGCTTCCGTCGCCTCAACAAATATTCAAAATGACAAGGCAAGTTATAGCAATTTTGGGCAATCAATTTCCATTGCCGCGCCTGGAGGTGATGGCCCCCACCTAGAAACATATATTCTCAGCACAGTACCTACAAACACTGGCTCCATCGAAGACCACTACGATTACATGGCTGGCACATCACAAGCCGCACCTTTGGTTGCAGGCATGGCGGCCTTAATCCGTGCTCAGGATGCACAAATCACAGCAACGGAAACTCTGGCAATACTCCGAGCGGGGGCACAACGCAACCCACGCTTGATGCCCTATGTGAACCAGGGTTACCAAGCCAATCTCTACGATTCATTGTTGCTGGCACAGAGCTGGGAAGGTCCGAACACCCTGACCAAGATCGGCCAAGAAAGTGCTCCAGTGATGAATCTCACCGCACTAACGACATCACAAGCCCTTACAGGCCAACTAACACTGAGCCGTGATACTGAGCACGACTCAGTCATTGGCTTCTATCGCGTACTTGATACCAATGGAACAGTGCTCGATGCACTCGGCAACAGCATCAAACCGGGCGATGCCAACTATCAATCCATCGCTCTCAATGCAGGTAATCTGGTGAATGGGCTGACCAATCTTGAAATCAACAACGAGGGAAGTAGCCTTGTGGATTACTCAATTTCCAGCTCAATCAAGGGCACCTATCTAGCGCCCTACATCATCAGTGGAGACAACACCTGGTTTGCCTGGAGCGAGGCCAACAGTGATGGTCTGAATCGCTTCAAAGTGCTGGGTGCCAATCGCTTTGGGTTTGAGGATCAGGCTGGCATTGCCGGAGAAGGTGATTTCAACGATCTGGTGCTGAACTTCGCGAGCCAGCAGATCCTTTGA
- a CDS encoding ABC transporter substrate-binding protein, whose product MPKLMRTIVMLGLGAFMACTMGNLSCKVRASENISDEQEPVNVIWHPDPPYALNENEIPTGFEIDLWRMIAETRKIPYRITRAHTFGELLEAIGSGRADVAMGGILINENRSKRFEFSFPTATSEFKIYELKQERSTALRLLQVTTSKEVLLIFAGVALIACFFAVPVWLLERNRLDLIHEKKRHQLILILQKTLLLSTDHTQKSKTRIISIISLFARVLLTAYFASYILKTANNVQKSSEQEVITSLDSPTLQGKTFASLTDSIQGSILKAKGIKQISCELIPECLQQLEDGRADAILADEQSMQTALQQTPYSLNIKPTSETLTTLFIAYGMSKNFLDDPRSGAINDAIARSYYDGTYAKLSQTWLRK is encoded by the coding sequence ATGCCCAAGCTAATGAGAACCATTGTGATGTTGGGCCTAGGTGCATTCATGGCATGCACCATGGGGAATTTGAGTTGCAAAGTCCGCGCCAGTGAGAACATCTCGGACGAACAAGAACCAGTCAACGTGATTTGGCACCCTGATCCACCTTATGCATTAAACGAAAACGAGATACCAACAGGATTTGAGATCGATCTCTGGAGGATGATCGCCGAGACCAGGAAGATCCCATACCGCATCACACGAGCTCATACCTTTGGAGAGCTTCTCGAAGCAATTGGCAGTGGACGCGCAGACGTGGCAATGGGAGGGATTTTAATCAACGAAAATCGCAGCAAACGCTTCGAGTTCAGCTTTCCAACAGCCACGAGCGAGTTCAAAATTTATGAGCTGAAACAGGAAAGGTCGACAGCACTTCGCCTGCTCCAGGTGACAACTTCCAAGGAAGTACTCCTGATCTTTGCGGGAGTTGCTCTAATCGCCTGCTTCTTCGCAGTACCGGTTTGGCTGCTTGAACGCAATCGACTCGATCTTATTCACGAAAAGAAACGCCACCAACTGATTCTGATCCTCCAGAAAACCCTCTTACTCTCTACAGATCACACACAAAAATCCAAAACTCGGATCATTTCGATTATCTCATTATTTGCAAGAGTCTTATTAACAGCTTACTTCGCTTCTTACATCCTAAAAACAGCCAATAATGTTCAGAAGAGTAGCGAACAGGAAGTCATCACTTCGCTCGACAGTCCAACTCTCCAAGGAAAAACCTTTGCTTCTTTAACAGATTCCATTCAGGGGTCTATTCTGAAAGCCAAAGGCATCAAACAGATCAGCTGCGAGCTGATACCTGAATGCCTGCAACAACTTGAAGACGGTCGCGCTGATGCAATCCTCGCAGACGAACAGAGCATGCAAACCGCGCTTCAACAGACGCCTTACTCACTCAATATCAAGCCAACGAGTGAAACCCTGACAACATTATTTATCGCCTACGGGATGTCAAAAAACTTCCTGGATGATCCCCGCTCAGGGGCTATCAACGACGCAATAGCTCGTAGCTATTACGACGGAACTTATGCCAAACTGAGCCAGACCTGGCTGCGCAAATAG
- the ylqF gene encoding ribosome biogenesis GTPase YlqF, whose protein sequence is MSSPPIQWYPGHIAKAEQQLRRNLDKVDLVIEVRDARIPLATGHPHLSRWIKGKQHLLVINRRDMVTAEARSSWEAWFKGRGQRTLWCDAKAGTGVKQVQQAAIRAGDQLNERRRNRGMRPRPVRALTLGFPNVGKSALINRLVKQKVVASARRAGVTRTLRWVRLGQDIDLLDAPGVLPPRLDDQQAALHLALCDDIGQAAYDGELVAQAFLRLLMGLQQQQSSGVALAVLQGRYGTPLAGETEDPALWLQAVALRHTSGDTARMAQRLLDDFRKSALGSIALELPA, encoded by the coding sequence GTGAGTTCACCACCGATTCAGTGGTACCCCGGCCACATCGCCAAGGCGGAGCAACAACTCCGGCGCAATCTCGACAAGGTGGATCTGGTGATCGAGGTCCGTGACGCACGCATCCCTCTGGCCACCGGCCATCCCCACCTCAGCCGTTGGATCAAGGGCAAGCAACACCTGCTGGTGATCAACCGTCGCGACATGGTCACGGCTGAAGCGCGAAGCTCCTGGGAGGCATGGTTCAAAGGCCGGGGTCAGCGCACGCTGTGGTGTGACGCCAAGGCGGGCACCGGGGTCAAACAGGTGCAGCAGGCTGCCATTCGCGCCGGCGACCAGCTGAACGAACGGCGGCGTAACAGGGGCATGCGCCCCAGGCCTGTGCGAGCGCTCACTCTGGGTTTTCCCAACGTGGGCAAATCAGCGCTGATCAACAGGCTGGTGAAGCAGAAGGTGGTGGCGAGTGCTCGCCGGGCTGGCGTCACCCGCACCCTGCGCTGGGTGCGCCTTGGCCAGGACATCGACCTGCTGGATGCACCGGGAGTGCTGCCACCCAGGCTTGATGATCAGCAGGCCGCGTTGCATCTGGCCCTCTGTGATGACATCGGCCAGGCGGCCTATGACGGTGAACTCGTCGCTCAGGCGTTTTTGCGGCTGCTGATGGGTCTGCAGCAGCAGCAGTCTTCCGGTGTGGCGCTTGCTGTGTTGCAAGGGCGGTATGGAACACCTCTTGCGGGTGAGACCGAAGACCCAGCCCTCTGGCTTCAGGCCGTGGCACTGCGCCACACCTCCGGTGACACGGCGCGAATGGCTCAGAGGTTGCTGGATGACTTTCGTAAGTCGGCGCTGGGCAGCATCGCTTTGGAGTTGCCGGCATGA
- a CDS encoding cellulose binding domain-containing protein, with protein sequence MTSSESLQVSIGGDIWWGGFTAALAVTNKSDQALESWSISFTSPHQLDPNAWGVALESEQLDNGLTRYTLSGTGWGSRIPAGETINVGFNGAQGTDLGRDGNLTEGMLFSATSLAFSDSSNADSGSSMSMDEASTTETSTAETSNGGMANGGMANGETSISETSISETSISETSISETSISETSISETSMGEASISETSMGEASMAASSSNAAGMDAAGMGGHAGHDHAMHQHAAAEGAYTDINSWGSFHGSNHNSEHNELVGGRTAITTEALEAYNGLRAFSGLEAVGIETVGEWAFANGLTNNSQAWGDDTKGVGLWYAMQGAKVGWIADQAYDPQILADIQRTARLGSQDDVMGMVREFGHEGFADYIEQSGLRETFINTLKMEPHYGGWMHGRTHGFLNIEDVAIAHDINHLTVLGWDQDQPFMNDTFDWPQWPALDVSDSTVINYYQGIVSLGDPLGQNLEALSNPGTLKQEQQPVPSPEPILPDSQPEETDQLTGKPLDVEVSGDLWWGGLTASLTVNNQSEQQLDRWSLSFNSNHRFYGESWGIDVTTEQLDGELYRYELSGADWGSSIGAGQSLTVGFNALSTTDLGRDGVLTEDMLLASGSEISQL encoded by the coding sequence ATGACGTCATCTGAGTCACTGCAGGTCTCCATCGGCGGAGACATCTGGTGGGGCGGCTTCACTGCCGCACTGGCCGTCACCAATAAGAGCGATCAGGCGCTTGAAAGCTGGAGCATCAGCTTCACCAGTCCCCATCAACTGGATCCCAATGCCTGGGGAGTCGCCCTCGAAAGCGAACAATTGGACAACGGACTGACGCGCTACACCCTCTCAGGAACGGGTTGGGGCAGTCGCATCCCAGCTGGCGAAACCATCAATGTTGGCTTCAACGGAGCGCAGGGCACTGACCTTGGACGCGATGGCAACCTCACCGAGGGGATGTTGTTCTCAGCGACAAGCCTTGCCTTCAGCGACAGCTCCAACGCAGATTCCGGCTCCAGCATGAGCATGGACGAGGCATCAACTACTGAGACATCCACTGCTGAGACATCCAACGGTGGGATGGCCAACGGTGGGATGGCCAACGGTGAGACATCGATCAGCGAAACATCCATCAGCGAAACATCCATCAGCGAAACATCCATCAGCGAAACATCCATCAGCGAAACATCCATCAGCGAAACATCCATGGGCGAAGCATCCATCAGCGAAACATCCATGGGCGAAGCATCCATGGCAGCTTCCAGCTCTAACGCTGCCGGCATGGACGCTGCAGGAATGGGCGGGCATGCCGGCCACGATCACGCCATGCATCAGCACGCTGCCGCGGAGGGGGCTTACACGGATATCAACAGCTGGGGAAGCTTCCACGGCTCCAATCACAATTCCGAGCACAACGAACTGGTCGGAGGCCGCACAGCGATTACCACCGAAGCCTTGGAGGCCTACAACGGCCTGCGTGCTTTCTCAGGTCTTGAAGCTGTTGGCATTGAGACCGTCGGTGAATGGGCTTTTGCCAACGGTCTGACCAACAATTCGCAGGCATGGGGCGATGACACCAAGGGGGTCGGCCTTTGGTATGCCATGCAGGGAGCGAAGGTGGGTTGGATTGCTGATCAGGCCTATGACCCTCAGATCCTCGCTGACATCCAACGAACGGCACGACTGGGATCCCAGGACGACGTGATGGGAATGGTCCGTGAGTTTGGCCATGAGGGATTCGCCGACTACATCGAGCAATCCGGATTGCGGGAGACCTTCATCAACACCTTGAAAATGGAGCCCCATTACGGAGGCTGGATGCATGGCCGCACCCATGGATTTTTGAACATCGAAGATGTCGCGATTGCTCACGACATCAATCACCTCACGGTTCTGGGATGGGATCAGGACCAACCCTTCATGAATGACACCTTTGACTGGCCGCAATGGCCGGCACTGGATGTTTCCGATTCCACGGTGATCAACTACTACCAGGGGATTGTGTCTCTGGGTGATCCACTGGGGCAGAATCTCGAAGCGTTGTCCAACCCTGGAACCCTCAAGCAGGAGCAACAACCCGTTCCTTCTCCAGAACCCATCCTCCCCGATTCACAGCCTGAAGAGACTGATCAGCTAACAGGCAAACCACTTGATGTAGAGGTCAGCGGCGATCTTTGGTGGGGCGGCTTGACAGCCTCCCTCACAGTGAACAACCAGAGCGAACAGCAACTTGATCGTTGGTCGCTGAGTTTCAACAGCAACCACAGGTTTTATGGCGAATCCTGGGGAATAGACGTGACCACTGAACAATTGGATGGAGAGCTCTATCGCTACGAACTCTCCGGAGCGGACTGGGGCTCATCCATTGGTGCTGGTCAGTCGCTGACGGTGGGATTCAATGCCCTTTCGACTACGGATCTTGGCAGAGATGGAGTGCTAACAGAAGACATGCTGCTGGCTTCAGGGAGCGAAATCAGTCAGCTGTAA
- a CDS encoding NAD(P)-dependent oxidoreductase gives MTGCDLTPQTRLACIGLGALGLPMAVNLQAAGYPLQVHTRSRLAESDPGLNGAFAAESPVEVVRRCRGLLLCVSDDAAVQTVLWGDQGAVPALEPGSLVIDCSTISPSTSRAMAQRLAERDIAYIDAPVTGGTEGAKAGTLTVLCGGETSAVERARPVLEVIGGSIHHFGDVGSGQQVKAINQVLVAGSYAAVAEAIALGEHLQLPMEQVVDALCQGAAGSWALQHRSQTMLNDDYPLGFKLALHHKDLGIALDAALQTGLKLPITEAVHNQEQALMDAGLGNVDVSALRRSLPANPHRSRHIRD, from the coding sequence ATGACTGGATGTGATCTCACGCCACAAACCCGACTGGCTTGTATTGGCCTCGGGGCTCTGGGGTTACCGATGGCGGTGAATCTCCAGGCAGCTGGCTACCCACTGCAGGTTCACACCCGCAGTCGCCTGGCGGAGTCCGACCCTGGCCTGAACGGAGCCTTTGCCGCAGAAAGTCCTGTCGAAGTGGTGCGTCGCTGCCGGGGTCTGCTGCTTTGCGTCAGCGACGATGCAGCTGTGCAGACCGTGCTCTGGGGAGATCAGGGCGCAGTGCCTGCACTTGAGCCGGGCAGCCTCGTGATCGACTGCTCCACCATCAGTCCCTCCACCTCCAGGGCCATGGCTCAACGTCTCGCCGAACGAGACATTGCCTACATTGATGCTCCTGTGACCGGCGGCACCGAGGGCGCAAAGGCCGGCACCCTCACAGTGCTCTGCGGTGGAGAAACTTCAGCAGTGGAGAGAGCACGACCAGTGCTGGAGGTGATCGGCGGCTCAATCCACCATTTCGGTGACGTGGGCAGTGGACAGCAGGTCAAAGCAATCAACCAGGTGCTGGTGGCCGGTAGTTATGCCGCAGTGGCGGAGGCCATCGCCCTCGGAGAGCACCTGCAGCTGCCGATGGAGCAGGTGGTGGATGCGCTGTGCCAGGGGGCTGCCGGCTCCTGGGCCCTGCAACATCGGTCACAGACCATGCTCAATGACGATTACCCACTCGGCTTCAAGCTGGCCCTGCACCACAAGGATCTCGGGATTGCACTCGATGCGGCGTTACAGACGGGCCTGAAGCTGCCGATCACCGAGGCCGTGCACAACCAGGAGCAGGCCCTGATGGACGCTGGGCTCGGGAATGTCGATGTGTCTGCTCTGCGCCGAAGTCTTCCTGCGAACCCCCACCGATCTCGGCACATCAGGGATTGA
- the pgk gene encoding phosphoglycerate kinase, with translation MAKRSLASLSGADLSGKRVLVRVDFNVPLNDAGAITDDTRIRAALPTVKDLIDKGAKVILSAHFGRPKGQVNDSMRLTPVAARLSELLGKPVSKTESCIGPDAEAKVNAMADGDVVLLENVRFFAEEEKNEAGFAEKLAGLAEVYVNDAFGAAHRAHASTEGVTKFLKPSVAGFLMEKELQYLQGAVDDPKRPLAAIVGGSKVSSKIGVLEALIDKCDKVLIGGGMIFTFYKARGLSVGKSLVEEDKLELAKELEAKAKAKGVQLLLPTDVVLADNFAPDANSQIADINAIPDGWMGLDIGPDSIKVFQDALADCKTVIWNGPMGVFEFDKFAAGTNAIATTLAELSGKGCCTIIGGGDSVAAVEKAGLAEKMSHISTGGGASLELLEGKVLPGVSALDAA, from the coding sequence ATGGCGAAGCGTTCCCTGGCCAGCCTCTCCGGCGCCGACCTCAGCGGAAAACGTGTTCTCGTGCGGGTCGATTTCAATGTGCCCCTCAATGATGCCGGGGCCATCACCGATGACACCCGCATCCGTGCTGCGCTGCCCACCGTCAAGGACCTGATCGACAAAGGCGCCAAAGTGATTCTTTCCGCCCACTTCGGACGGCCCAAGGGGCAGGTGAATGACTCCATGCGTCTCACCCCCGTTGCCGCCCGTCTGAGCGAATTGCTGGGCAAGCCTGTCTCCAAGACCGAAAGCTGCATCGGACCTGACGCCGAAGCCAAGGTCAATGCCATGGCCGATGGCGATGTGGTGCTGCTGGAGAACGTACGTTTCTTCGCGGAAGAGGAAAAGAATGAAGCCGGTTTCGCCGAAAAGCTTGCTGGACTTGCTGAGGTGTATGTGAACGACGCCTTCGGTGCCGCCCACCGCGCACATGCCTCCACCGAAGGCGTGACCAAATTCCTCAAGCCATCTGTTGCCGGCTTCCTGATGGAGAAGGAGCTGCAATACCTGCAGGGTGCCGTTGACGATCCCAAACGCCCCCTCGCTGCGATCGTAGGTGGCTCCAAGGTGAGCTCCAAGATCGGCGTGCTCGAAGCCCTGATCGACAAGTGCGACAAGGTGCTGATCGGAGGCGGCATGATCTTCACCTTCTACAAGGCGCGCGGTCTCTCAGTGGGCAAGAGCCTGGTGGAAGAGGACAAGCTCGAGCTCGCTAAAGAGCTGGAGGCCAAAGCGAAGGCCAAGGGTGTTCAGTTGCTGCTGCCCACCGATGTGGTGCTGGCCGATAACTTCGCTCCCGATGCCAACAGCCAGATCGCTGATATCAACGCCATCCCTGACGGCTGGATGGGGCTGGACATCGGCCCTGACTCCATCAAGGTGTTCCAGGACGCACTCGCCGACTGCAAGACCGTGATCTGGAACGGCCCCATGGGCGTGTTCGAGTTCGACAAGTTCGCCGCCGGCACCAATGCCATCGCCACCACCCTGGCCGAGCTGAGCGGCAAGGGCTGCTGCACGATCATCGGCGGCGGCGACTCGGTTGCTGCCGTGGAGAAAGCCGGTCTTGCCGAGAAGATGTCGCACATCTCCACGGGCGGTGGTGCCAGCCTCGAACTGCTGGAAGGCAAGGTGCTTCCAGGCGTTTCCGCCCTCGACGCCGCCTGA